One Ricinus communis isolate WT05 ecotype wild-type chromosome 2, ASM1957865v1, whole genome shotgun sequence DNA segment encodes these proteins:
- the LOC8288510 gene encoding transcription initiation factor TFIID subunit 4b isoform X2, which translates to MDPSIMKLLEEDEDESMHSGADVEAFQAALNRDIGGDASTSQPSDTGTALSHETNQTPSLPSANWQSTIQDENENAPSQQQQQQPQQQEQHSLVTELKQHESAGENQQLKNDVKQESSHLPLHQKQPQDTVQQSQAEQAPVQTPRTIRTQISETNTMPKSEPDKMQIPDTESQYMNVQNMGNQQTMGPEQPSNPKNQFKPIPFMLLLPTLKPHLDKDRDMQLEILFNKLRRNQVPKEQFVRLMRGIVGDQVLRLAVEQWQSQQGSRQSQLQSQAFGRQHNVRMPVSATASSAVQVLADSSYPPAEGNAHRPRGVEHLPDSHGMQASQFSSPSTSTLSQDRERSSISVPGHSKQQQQHLHFPQNSFSTYGSSSGTHHPYSGTNINTSGSSMKTQPHDLQMRQISHSTMASTQIGGSTPTLNMVHVSKFERPNSVSDPSRVQSGSMSQYNNKSALPQNSIPWQAPTNKEQTSPLFPSTNYVKQEPLEQATDQQQKPQLSNPQGLSAAPGEQGNAVPVNSKEDSLEKPSSKVGFSNPSTAVPSNSVSPSIAIQPDPNIQAGPRFPSGAASVGVNARTPTKKLSIGQKKPLEALGSSPPMSSKKQKVSGAFLDQSIEQLNDVTAVSGVNLREEEEQLFSGSKEDSRVSEASRRVVQEEEERLILQKTPLQKKLAEIMVKCGLKNINNDVERCLSLCVEERMRGLISTLIRLSKQRVDAEKSRHRTVITSDVRQQIMTMNQKAREEWERKQAEAEKLRKVNEPEGDNGVEGDKEKDDGRVKAIKGNIPANKEEDDKMRTTAANVAARAAVGGDDHLSKWQLMAEQARQKREGGIEAASGSYSAKEVTRKPQFTSGKSMKDNQEPEKRSPAAASRVRKVGRNQAFTPQSKVARSISVKDVIAALEREPQMSKSTLIYRLYERVQSDAPTE; encoded by the exons ATGGACCCTTCAATAATGAAGCTCCTCGAAGAAGACGAG GACGAGAGCATGCATTCCGGTGCTGACGTGGAGGCTTTCCAGGCAGCCTTAAATCGGGATATTGGAGGTGACGCATCCACTTCTCAGCCGTCTGATACGGGTACAG CTTTGTCTCATGAAACCAATCAAACTCCCAGTCTGCCATCCGCAAATTGGCAAAGTACCATACAAGATGAAAATGAGAATGCTCCAAgtcagcagcagcagcagcaaccaCAACAGCAAGAGCAGCACTCCCTTGTAACAGAACTAAAGCAGCATGAGTCTGCTGGTGAGAATCAGCAACTAAAGAATGATGTCAAACAGGAATCCAGTCACCTTCCATTACATcagaaacaaccccaagatACTGTTCAACAAAGTCAGGCAGAACAAGCTCCTGTTCAGACTCCTCGAACAATCAGGACGCAAATATCTGAAACAAATACAATGCCAAAATCTGAGCCCGATAAAATGCAAATTCCAGACACTGAATCCCAATATATGAATGTACAAAATATGGGTAATCAGCAGACTATGGGCCCGGAGCAGCCTAGTAACCCAAAGAATCAATTCAAGCCGATACCATTCATGTTATTACTGCCTACCTTAAAGCCCCATCTCGACAAAGACAGGGACATGCAGCTTGAAATTCTGTTTAACAAACTGAGG AGAAATCAAGTTCCGAAAGAACAATTTGTCAGACTCATGAGAGGTATTGTAGGGGACCAAGTGCTTAGACTGGCAGTGGAACAGTGGCAATCCCAG CAAGGCTCCAGGCAATCCCAGTTACAGTCTCAAGCCTTTGGACGTCAACATAATGTAAGAATGCCTGTTAGTGCTACTGCATCTTCAGCAGTGCAAGTCCTGGCTGATTCTAGCTATCCACCTGCAGAAGGTAATGCTCATAGACCTCGAGGGGTGGAACATCTGCCAGATTCTCATGGAATGCAAGCAAGCCAATTTTCTTCCCCCAGTACTAGCACACTCAGTCAAGATAGGGAGCGATCTTCAATCTCAGTGCCAGGCCATAGtaagcagcagcagcaacattTGCACTTTCCACAGAATTCTTTTTCAACGTATGGCAGTAGCAGTGGTACTCATCACCCATATTCCGGAACAAACATCAATACTTCTGGATCATCCATGAAGACTCAACCTCATGATTTACAGATGAGGCAAATATCACATTCAACCATGGCTTCAACTCAAATAGGAGGTTCAACGCCAACATTGAACATGGTGCATGTCTCAAAATTTGAGAGGCCAAATTCTGTTTCTGATCCCAGCAGAGTACAGAGTGGTTCTATGTCCCAGTATAATAACAAATCAGCATTGCCACAAAATTCAATTCCATGGCAAGCTCCCACAAACAAAGAGCAAACTTCTCCTCTGTTTCCGTCAACAAATTATGTGAAACAGGAACCTCTTGAACAGGCCACTGACCAGCAGCAGAAACCCCAGTTGTCTAACCCACAGGGTTTGTCTGCTGCACCTGGTGAACAAGGTAATGCAGTGCCTGTAAATTCAAAAGAGGACTCTTTAGAGAAGCCGTCTTCTAAAGTTGGTTTCTCTAACCCCAGTACTGCAGTGCCCTCAAATTCAGTTTCTCCTTCCATTGCTATCCAACCGGACCCTAACATCCAG GCAGGTCCTCGGTTCCCGTCTGGAGCTGCTTCTGTTGGAGTTAATGCAAGAACACCTACAAAAAAGCTTTCTATTGGTCAAAAGAAGCCTCTTGAAGCACTTGGTTCCTCGCCACCTATGTCAAG TAAAAAGCAAAAGGTATCAGGGGCCTTTCTGGATCAAAGCATTGAACAACTTAATGATGTCACTGCTGTCAGTGGAGTTAATTTAAGG gaagaagaagaacagcTATTTTCTGGGTCCAAGGAGGACAGTCGAGTTTCAGAAGCATCTCGGAGGGTTGTacaggaagaagaagaaaggctGATATTGCAGAAAACTCCACTGCAGAAAAAATTGGCAGAGATTA TGGTCAAATGTGGTTTGAAGAATATCAACAACGATGTGGAGAGATGCCTGTCCTTG TGCGTTGAGGAAAGAATGCGTGGGTTAATAAGTACCCTGATCAGGCTATCAAAGCAG CGCGTTGATGCTGAGAAATCTAGACATCGGACTGTAATTACCTCAGATGTTCGACAACAAATTATGACAATGAACCAGAAAGCTAGGGAAGAATGGGAGAGAAAGCAGGCTGAAGCAGAGAAGCTCCGAAAAGTTAATGAA CCTGAGGGTGACAATGGAGTAGAAGGGGACAAGGAGAAAGATGATGGTCGTGTGAAAGCAATTAAG GGAAATATCCCGGCAAACAAGGAAGAGGATGACAAAATGAGAACAACTGCTGCAAATGTTGCTGCCCGAGCAGCTGTTGGTGGAGATGACCATCTATCAAAATGGCAACTCATGGCTGAGCAAGCCCGCCAGAAACGTGAAGGTGGGATAGAGGCGGCATCAGGTTCCTACTCAGCTAAAGAAGTTACCCGCAAGCCTCAATTTACATCTGGAAAAAGTATGAAGGATAATCAGGAACCTGAAAAGAGGAGCCCTGCGGCTGCATCCA GGGTAAGGAAGGTTGGAAGGAACCAAGCATTTACGCCACAAAGTAAGGTGGCCCGTTCCATTTCTGTTAAGGATGTAATTGCAGCGTTGGAAAGAGAACCACAGATGTCAAAGTCTACACTGATTTATAGATTGTATGAGAGAGTGCAGTCTGATGCTCCAACAGAATAG
- the LOC8288513 gene encoding glycine-rich cell wall structural protein 2 has product MERKNAVSWGMLVLGLVLCSFGLLESVVEGRLMIGEGDMRHEIIKRNGVKAGYQTLSGGYGGGSSGGFGFNSGGGSGGVWSGPAGGYGRGGGPGTGEGGYGPGGGFGNGIGQGGGFGFAGGSGGGGGGFGGGNGYGSVGVGGGFSGGAGGGVSGGVVGGGGGGYGHYMATGSHSALEHRY; this is encoded by the coding sequence atggaaagaaaaaatgcGGTCTCATGGGGTATGCTTGTCCTGGGATTAGTGCTTTGTAGTTTTGGGCTTCTAGAATCTGTGGTAGAAGGGAGGTTAATGATTGGTGAGGGTGATATGCGCCATGAGATTATCAAAAGGAATGGTGTAAAGGCTGGCTATCAAACTCTTTCTGGCGGTTACGGTGGAGGTTCAAGTGGTGGTTTCGGGTTTAACTCTGGTGGGGGCAGTGGAGGGGTGTGGTCTGGTCCCGCAGGAGGCTACGGGAGAGGAGGTGGGCCAGGCACTGGTGAAGGTGGCTATGGACCAGGTGGGGGCTTTGGCAATGGCATCGGCCAAGGAGGTGGTTTTGGTTTCGCAGGTGGTAGTGGGGGAGGTGGTGGTGGCTTCGGTGGAGGAAATGGATATGGTAGTGTTGGCGTAGGTGGAGGTTTTAGTGGGGGCGCAGGTGGAGGTGTTAGTGGGGGCGTAGTTGGAGGTGGCGGCGGAGGATATGGTCATTATATGGCCACCGGTTCTCATTCTGCATTAGAACACAGGTATTGA
- the LOC8288511 gene encoding uncharacterized protein At2g23090: protein MGGGNGQKAKTARERNMEKQKAAAKGSQLESNKKAMSIQCKVCMQTFICTTSEVKCREHAEAKHPKSDLFVCFPHLKK, encoded by the exons aTGGGAGGTGGCAATGGACAGAAGGCAAAGACGGCTCGCGAAAGGAACATGGAGAAACAGAAAGCTGCTGCTAAAG GGAGCCAGCTTGAATCAAACAAGAAAGCCATGTCAATTCAG TGCAAAGTGTGCATGCAGACATTCATTTGTACCACTTCAGAGGTGAAGTGCAGAGAGCATGCAGAAGCAAAACACCCAAAATCTGACCTATTTGTTTGTTTCCCTCACCTTAAGAAATGA
- the LOC8288512 gene encoding acyl-CoA-binding domain-containing protein 3 has product MELLQELFVTVIVALLFSFLIAKLVSLGGAGDADSNQNSQLLKSQNTDQENTNETIMEDLSYRERLEVKGFESEKKVEFVQDVSRKVDQLCGESKPVNVDEVIETECSELPQDSIQEGPKEENNLAKENSEIEPIRTGQCYAQSQNDAAGEESEDIRVDCKSNKEKDEERKEKKIEIIESDDDDDDDWEGIERSELEKEFAKAAKFLESDDKEKEEGLQMELYALHKVATEGPCHEQPPMALKLAARAKWNAWQRLGNMNPEVAMEQYIALVSDKVPGWMEDTSTGNGKPGSAEEVNPGGLASDLTTKNIAEERNPEATTDTEKNDLTGVSNMESRAKE; this is encoded by the exons atggAGTTGCTTCAGGAACTCTTCGTCACAGTTATTGTTgctcttttgttttcttttcttatagcTAAACTTGTTTCTTTAGGTGGTGCTGGTGATGCTGATTCTAATCAGAATTCTCAGTTATTAAAGAGTCAAAATACTGATCAGGAAAATACAAATGAAACTATCATGGAGGACTTATCGTATCGTGAAAGATTGGAAGTTAAGGGGTTTGAAAGTGAAAAGAAAGTGGAATTCGTTCAAGATGTTTCCCGGAAGGTGGATCAATTATGTGGAGAATCAAAACCAGTTAACGTTGATGAAGTAATTGAGACTGAATGCAGTGAATTGCCTCAAGATTCAATCCAAGAAGGTccaaaagaagagaataatTTGGCTAAAGAAAACAGCGAAATTGAACCGATTAGAACGGGACAATGTTATGCTCAAAGCCAAAATGATGCTGCAGGAGAAGAATCAGAGGATATTAGAGTAGATTGTAAatctaataaagaaaaagacgaagagagaaaagagaagaaaatagaaatcattgaaagtgatgatgatgatgatgatgattggGAAGGAATCGAGAGGAGTGAGTTGGAAAAGGAGTTCGCAAAAGCAGCAAAATTTCTGGAGTCTGatgacaaagaaaaagaagaaggttTGCAAATGGAACTCTATGCTCTTCATAAGGTAGCTACTGAAGGACCATGCCACGAGCAGCCGCCTATGGCTCTTAAACTCGCTGCTCGTGCTAAGTG GAATGCTTGGCAAAGGCTGGGAAACATGAATCCGGAGGTGGCTATGGAGCAGTATATCGCTCTTGTATCAGATAAAGTCCCTGGTTGGATGGAAGACACATCTACT GGCAATGGAAAACCAGGATCAGCTGAAGAAGTAAATCCTGGTGGTCTGGCTTCAGATTTAACCACAAAAAATATTGCAGAGGAAAG GAATCCAGAAGCGACAACTGATACTGAGAAAAATGATTTGACTGGAGTTTCAAACATGGAGAGCAGG GCTAAGGAATGA
- the LOC8288510 gene encoding transcription initiation factor TFIID subunit 4b isoform X1, which yields MDPSIMKLLEEDEDESMHSGADVEAFQAALNRDIGGDASTSQPSDTGTALSHETNQTPSLPSANWQSTIQDENENAPSQQQQQQPQQQEQHSLVTELKQHESAGENQQLKNDVKQESSHLPLHQKQPQDTVQQSQAEQAPVQTPRTIRTQISETNTMPKSEPDKMQIPDTESQYMNVQNMGNQQTMGPEQPSNPKNQFKPIPFMLLLPTLKPHLDKDRDMQLEILFNKLRRNQVPKEQFVRLMRGIVGDQVLRLAVEQWQSQQGSRQSQLQSQAFGRQHNVRMPVSATASSAVQVLADSSYPPAEGNAHRPRGVEHLPDSHGMQASQFSSPSTSTLSQDRERSSISVPGHSKQQQQHLHFPQNSFSTYGSSSGTHHPYSGTNINTSGSSMKTQPHDLQMRQISHSTMASTQIGGSTPTLNMVHVSKFERPNSVSDPSRVQSGSMSQYNNKSALPQNSIPWQAPTNKEQTSPLFPSTNYVKQEPLEQATDQQQKPQLSNPQGLSAAPGEQGNAVPVNSKEDSLEKPSSKVGFSNPSTAVPSNSVSPSIAIQPDPNIQAGPRFPSGAASVGVNARTPTKKLSIGQKKPLEALGSSPPMSSKKQKVSGAFLDQSIEQLNDVTAVSGVNLREEEEQLFSGSKEDSRVSEASRRVVQEEEERLILQKTPLQKKLAEIMVKCGLKNINNDVERCLSLCVEERMRGLISTLIRLSKQRVDAEKSRHRTVITSDVRQQIMTMNQKAREEWERKQAEAEKLRKVNEPEGDNGVEGDKEKDDGRVKAIKGNIPANKEEDDKMRTTAANVAARAAVGGDDHLSKWQLMAEQARQKREGGIEAASGSYSAKEVTRKPQFTSGKSMKDNQEPEKRSPAAASTGVRKVGRNQAFTPQSKVARSISVKDVIAALEREPQMSKSTLIYRLYERVQSDAPTE from the exons ATGGACCCTTCAATAATGAAGCTCCTCGAAGAAGACGAG GACGAGAGCATGCATTCCGGTGCTGACGTGGAGGCTTTCCAGGCAGCCTTAAATCGGGATATTGGAGGTGACGCATCCACTTCTCAGCCGTCTGATACGGGTACAG CTTTGTCTCATGAAACCAATCAAACTCCCAGTCTGCCATCCGCAAATTGGCAAAGTACCATACAAGATGAAAATGAGAATGCTCCAAgtcagcagcagcagcagcaaccaCAACAGCAAGAGCAGCACTCCCTTGTAACAGAACTAAAGCAGCATGAGTCTGCTGGTGAGAATCAGCAACTAAAGAATGATGTCAAACAGGAATCCAGTCACCTTCCATTACATcagaaacaaccccaagatACTGTTCAACAAAGTCAGGCAGAACAAGCTCCTGTTCAGACTCCTCGAACAATCAGGACGCAAATATCTGAAACAAATACAATGCCAAAATCTGAGCCCGATAAAATGCAAATTCCAGACACTGAATCCCAATATATGAATGTACAAAATATGGGTAATCAGCAGACTATGGGCCCGGAGCAGCCTAGTAACCCAAAGAATCAATTCAAGCCGATACCATTCATGTTATTACTGCCTACCTTAAAGCCCCATCTCGACAAAGACAGGGACATGCAGCTTGAAATTCTGTTTAACAAACTGAGG AGAAATCAAGTTCCGAAAGAACAATTTGTCAGACTCATGAGAGGTATTGTAGGGGACCAAGTGCTTAGACTGGCAGTGGAACAGTGGCAATCCCAG CAAGGCTCCAGGCAATCCCAGTTACAGTCTCAAGCCTTTGGACGTCAACATAATGTAAGAATGCCTGTTAGTGCTACTGCATCTTCAGCAGTGCAAGTCCTGGCTGATTCTAGCTATCCACCTGCAGAAGGTAATGCTCATAGACCTCGAGGGGTGGAACATCTGCCAGATTCTCATGGAATGCAAGCAAGCCAATTTTCTTCCCCCAGTACTAGCACACTCAGTCAAGATAGGGAGCGATCTTCAATCTCAGTGCCAGGCCATAGtaagcagcagcagcaacattTGCACTTTCCACAGAATTCTTTTTCAACGTATGGCAGTAGCAGTGGTACTCATCACCCATATTCCGGAACAAACATCAATACTTCTGGATCATCCATGAAGACTCAACCTCATGATTTACAGATGAGGCAAATATCACATTCAACCATGGCTTCAACTCAAATAGGAGGTTCAACGCCAACATTGAACATGGTGCATGTCTCAAAATTTGAGAGGCCAAATTCTGTTTCTGATCCCAGCAGAGTACAGAGTGGTTCTATGTCCCAGTATAATAACAAATCAGCATTGCCACAAAATTCAATTCCATGGCAAGCTCCCACAAACAAAGAGCAAACTTCTCCTCTGTTTCCGTCAACAAATTATGTGAAACAGGAACCTCTTGAACAGGCCACTGACCAGCAGCAGAAACCCCAGTTGTCTAACCCACAGGGTTTGTCTGCTGCACCTGGTGAACAAGGTAATGCAGTGCCTGTAAATTCAAAAGAGGACTCTTTAGAGAAGCCGTCTTCTAAAGTTGGTTTCTCTAACCCCAGTACTGCAGTGCCCTCAAATTCAGTTTCTCCTTCCATTGCTATCCAACCGGACCCTAACATCCAG GCAGGTCCTCGGTTCCCGTCTGGAGCTGCTTCTGTTGGAGTTAATGCAAGAACACCTACAAAAAAGCTTTCTATTGGTCAAAAGAAGCCTCTTGAAGCACTTGGTTCCTCGCCACCTATGTCAAG TAAAAAGCAAAAGGTATCAGGGGCCTTTCTGGATCAAAGCATTGAACAACTTAATGATGTCACTGCTGTCAGTGGAGTTAATTTAAGG gaagaagaagaacagcTATTTTCTGGGTCCAAGGAGGACAGTCGAGTTTCAGAAGCATCTCGGAGGGTTGTacaggaagaagaagaaaggctGATATTGCAGAAAACTCCACTGCAGAAAAAATTGGCAGAGATTA TGGTCAAATGTGGTTTGAAGAATATCAACAACGATGTGGAGAGATGCCTGTCCTTG TGCGTTGAGGAAAGAATGCGTGGGTTAATAAGTACCCTGATCAGGCTATCAAAGCAG CGCGTTGATGCTGAGAAATCTAGACATCGGACTGTAATTACCTCAGATGTTCGACAACAAATTATGACAATGAACCAGAAAGCTAGGGAAGAATGGGAGAGAAAGCAGGCTGAAGCAGAGAAGCTCCGAAAAGTTAATGAA CCTGAGGGTGACAATGGAGTAGAAGGGGACAAGGAGAAAGATGATGGTCGTGTGAAAGCAATTAAG GGAAATATCCCGGCAAACAAGGAAGAGGATGACAAAATGAGAACAACTGCTGCAAATGTTGCTGCCCGAGCAGCTGTTGGTGGAGATGACCATCTATCAAAATGGCAACTCATGGCTGAGCAAGCCCGCCAGAAACGTGAAGGTGGGATAGAGGCGGCATCAGGTTCCTACTCAGCTAAAGAAGTTACCCGCAAGCCTCAATTTACATCTGGAAAAAGTATGAAGGATAATCAGGAACCTGAAAAGAGGAGCCCTGCGGCTGCATCCA CAGGGGTAAGGAAGGTTGGAAGGAACCAAGCATTTACGCCACAAAGTAAGGTGGCCCGTTCCATTTCTGTTAAGGATGTAATTGCAGCGTTGGAAAGAGAACCACAGATGTCAAAGTCTACACTGATTTATAGATTGTATGAGAGAGTGCAGTCTGATGCTCCAACAGAATAG